One genomic region from Nitrososphaerota archaeon encodes:
- a CDS encoding PEP-utilizing enzyme, producing MDSGYIKRLSDISAEDILEVGTKSYNLHKALKLGFNVPEAFVLTSSAYNRMSSNLRLSEKHNRLSLDEIQQAILGYDLPEEVAHEFRLAYDSLGADSVSVRSSAVQEDLSNASYAGIYESYLAVTTLESVVEFVKKVWASSWSRRAFAYRERLGVVNTDFSVAVIVQRMVNADVSGIVFTRNPVDGDTNRIVITANYGLCETVASGVAEPDTIIIERANLQLLQQRIGGKELMETLTDAGKLIRKAPPIRLRAKPCLDEVQAKSIASEALKLEKCFGQPQDIEWSIAGEKIFLLQTRPISGLFTRQDYWLNRSAAQISLELPIVSKKLKVKQDQLSKNDPKTYKWDPRIDTLGDDWAKRILPSMLDEIQLVEAVKPEALSNGDLAEEFVKVVAMVRKHFELRIELGVLLDTAMERLRRSLTKSSSFSSDDFPRLLVSLRTKDVESDEMLQQLADLAVKYPAVQEIFLKDKISNLLAALRRNQENSHWLQAFSGYLAEFGHLSPARFDVMSPTYSESPDVVLNTISKYVHVGARRRKGLNRRLAEERDELVRSILTGLNEDDKEEFQRALAVALSCYHIKNDRDFYFLRSLAQLRRFYLEGGRRFMRCGWIPKPEDAFFFTVEDFERLLLDKSGETGAILQRGKSEKARLHGLIETRAPPTLSNVSNQNTTTVIRGIGSSPGVVKGKANVFTSLHTFPLVQPGEILVCPAITPAWAPLLGLVGGLVTDLGGLLSHGGILAREYGIPAVVGTSVGTKIIRTGQSIQVDGTKGEAHIYSDAEEGHSQEVHRGSHE from the coding sequence TTGGACTCTGGTTATATCAAGCGGCTTTCGGATATAAGTGCAGAGGATATTCTCGAAGTAGGTACTAAATCATACAATCTTCATAAGGCTCTGAAGCTTGGTTTTAATGTTCCTGAAGCGTTTGTGCTTACCTCTTCTGCGTATAACCGGATGTCATCCAATTTGCGGCTATCCGAGAAGCATAATCGACTTTCACTTGATGAGATACAGCAAGCTATTCTTGGTTACGATCTTCCTGAAGAGGTTGCGCATGAGTTCCGACTAGCTTATGATTCGCTTGGTGCAGACTCTGTGTCTGTTAGATCCTCAGCGGTTCAAGAGGACTTGTCAAATGCTAGTTACGCAGGAATCTATGAGTCCTACCTTGCTGTAACAACATTAGAATCTGTTGTAGAGTTCGTCAAGAAAGTATGGGCTTCAAGTTGGAGCCGGCGAGCATTCGCGTATAGAGAACGGCTGGGGGTGGTGAACACAGATTTTTCAGTCGCTGTAATTGTTCAGAGAATGGTTAATGCTGACGTATCGGGAATCGTATTCACTCGAAACCCTGTTGACGGCGATACGAATAGAATAGTGATAACTGCGAACTATGGCCTTTGCGAAACTGTCGCGTCAGGCGTCGCTGAACCTGATACCATAATAATTGAGAGAGCAAACCTGCAGCTGCTCCAACAACGGATCGGTGGGAAGGAGCTTATGGAAACTTTAACAGATGCAGGTAAATTAATCCGCAAGGCGCCGCCAATCCGCCTCAGAGCAAAGCCTTGTTTAGATGAGGTTCAAGCAAAGAGCATCGCTTCCGAGGCGTTGAAATTAGAGAAATGCTTCGGGCAGCCGCAGGATATTGAATGGTCCATCGCCGGCGAGAAGATATTCTTGCTTCAAACAAGACCGATAAGCGGGCTGTTCACTCGTCAAGACTACTGGTTGAATCGATCTGCTGCTCAGATTTCGCTTGAGCTGCCGATAGTAAGCAAGAAGCTAAAGGTGAAACAAGATCAATTAAGCAAAAACGATCCTAAGACATACAAGTGGGATCCAAGGATAGATACTCTTGGAGATGACTGGGCTAAAAGAATCTTACCGTCGATGCTTGACGAGATTCAGCTGGTTGAGGCAGTTAAACCGGAGGCTCTGTCCAACGGCGATCTCGCAGAAGAATTCGTCAAAGTAGTAGCCATGGTTAGAAAGCACTTCGAACTACGGATCGAATTAGGGGTGTTACTGGATACTGCGATGGAGCGGTTGAGGCGTTCTCTTACGAAGAGCAGCAGCTTCTCGTCAGACGATTTTCCAAGGCTCTTGGTCTCCCTTCGAACTAAAGATGTAGAGTCGGATGAGATGCTCCAGCAGTTAGCGGATTTGGCTGTAAAATATCCGGCGGTGCAGGAAATCTTCCTGAAAGATAAGATAAGCAATCTACTCGCTGCGTTAAGGCGCAACCAAGAAAACAGTCATTGGTTGCAGGCTTTCTCTGGTTACCTCGCGGAATTTGGGCATTTGAGTCCAGCTAGGTTTGATGTGATGTCGCCGACGTACAGCGAATCCCCTGATGTGGTACTGAATACGATTAGCAAGTATGTGCATGTGGGTGCGAGGAGACGAAAGGGGCTTAATAGAAGGCTTGCTGAAGAGCGGGATGAACTCGTGCGGAGCATCTTAACCGGACTAAACGAGGATGACAAGGAAGAGTTTCAGAGGGCTTTGGCAGTAGCGCTAAGCTGCTACCATATAAAGAACGACAGAGACTTTTACTTTCTCAGATCACTCGCTCAACTCAGGAGATTCTATCTCGAAGGTGGAAGAAGATTCATGCGATGCGGCTGGATACCTAAACCTGAAGACGCTTTCTTCTTCACAGTTGAGGACTTTGAAAGGCTGCTCTTAGATAAATCGGGTGAAACGGGCGCCATCTTGCAACGAGGTAAAAGTGAGAAAGCTAGGCTGCACGGACTGATCGAGACAAGGGCGCCGCCAACATTGTCCAACGTATCAAATCAAAACACTACTACTGTGATCAGAGGCATAGGCAGTAGTCCCGGGGTTGTGAAGGGTAAAGCCAACGTGTTCACCTCCTTGCATACGTTTCCACTTGTTCAACCCGGCGAAATCCTCGTTTGCCCCGCTATTACACCAGCTTGGGCTCCTCTACTGGGTCTAGTAGGAGGCCTTGTTACCGATTTGGGTGGACTCCTCTCACACGGCGGAATTTTGGCTAGAGAGTACGGCATACCGGCTGTTGTTGGAACGTCTGTAGGCACCAAGATTATTCGGACAGGGCAGTCGATACAGGTTGACGGTACGAAAGGAGAGGCTCACATTTATAGCGATGCAGAAGAAGGTCACAGTCAAGAGGTACATCGAGGTTCGCACGAGTAG
- a CDS encoding ABC transporter ATP-binding protein/permease, with amino-acid sequence MSNNRISILLGYFKAQWRLLILAVIAIVVVATLDLAVPYTFGLLLVDNVIISKNVSLLPLIIAILAAVIVGDGLFTTLKSYSIELITQRIAHKMRCETYTHLQFLPLSYHDNAHSGDLLARLSSDIDDLKGSINVTLQNTLTDLITVIVTIMLMFSLNITLTLYVLPTVPLLVVVVNFFKSKVRSSSAKIRQAVGKMFARAQESIGGIRIVKSFSKEKYESDRFADESLRIVKANVAMQKLEVGYSISIDAISVVSLMIVVVLATPSVIAGQFTLGALFTYLIILNKLYKPTRELTTANLRIQKMLASIDRISEIMDVQPEAAGELKLPKVKGAVKFDGVTFTYPNGGFTLQDFSLDIKPGEKVAFVGHSGSGKTTILSLIMGFYKPDTGKIYIDSVPMNELDLNDYRGSIGVVFQEPFLFSGTIKENVLYGKPSATDLEVAEALKIANADIFIKNLPEGYEYDIGEGGTRLSAGQKQRIAIARAIIRAPSILILDEATSNVDSESESLIREALTRVMEGRTTIIIAHQFTNVAQADKIVVMDNGKVVEIGTHESLIQISGVYSRLYSAQHNLGGK; translated from the coding sequence TTGTCAAACAATAGAATATCTATCCTTCTTGGTTACTTCAAGGCTCAATGGCGTCTCCTAATCCTTGCAGTAATCGCGATCGTGGTTGTCGCTACCCTTGATCTGGCGGTTCCATACACTTTCGGATTGCTGCTTGTTGACAACGTGATTATCAGCAAGAACGTAAGTCTTCTTCCCTTGATTATCGCTATACTGGCCGCCGTTATCGTTGGAGACGGGTTGTTTACAACGTTGAAAAGTTACTCAATCGAGTTGATCACGCAAAGGATCGCGCACAAGATGAGGTGTGAAACGTACACACATCTTCAATTCTTACCCCTCTCATATCACGATAACGCGCATTCAGGCGATCTCTTAGCAAGGCTTTCAAGCGATATAGACGACTTGAAAGGCTCGATAAACGTAACCCTACAGAACACACTCACCGATTTGATCACGGTGATAGTGACGATCATGCTTATGTTTAGCTTAAACATTACTTTGACTCTTTACGTGCTTCCCACAGTACCTCTGCTTGTAGTTGTGGTCAACTTCTTCAAGAGCAAAGTAAGATCTTCATCTGCAAAGATACGGCAGGCTGTTGGAAAAATGTTCGCCAGAGCACAGGAATCCATAGGTGGGATTCGGATTGTAAAATCCTTCTCGAAGGAGAAGTATGAGTCTGACCGGTTTGCCGACGAATCTCTCCGGATTGTCAAGGCTAACGTTGCGATGCAGAAGCTGGAGGTCGGTTACTCCATTTCGATTGACGCCATATCCGTGGTCAGTCTCATGATCGTGGTTGTATTAGCCACTCCCTCAGTTATTGCCGGCCAGTTCACACTAGGTGCATTATTCACCTACCTAATAATTCTGAATAAGCTCTACAAACCCACGCGGGAGCTAACTACAGCTAACCTGCGCATCCAGAAAATGCTCGCTTCAATCGACCGAATCTCAGAGATTATGGATGTTCAGCCTGAAGCGGCAGGGGAACTAAAGTTACCAAAGGTCAAAGGCGCCGTCAAGTTCGACGGAGTAACCTTCACGTATCCGAACGGAGGTTTCACGCTGCAAGATTTCTCTCTCGACATAAAGCCGGGAGAAAAGGTAGCGTTCGTCGGGCACAGCGGAAGCGGCAAGACCACGATACTGAGTCTGATAATGGGCTTCTACAAACCCGATACCGGCAAGATATACATCGACAGCGTACCAATGAATGAGTTAGACCTTAACGACTACAGAGGCTCGATAGGAGTAGTTTTCCAAGAACCCTTCCTATTCTCGGGGACAATTAAAGAGAACGTTCTCTACGGGAAGCCAAGCGCCACCGATCTAGAGGTAGCTGAGGCTTTGAAGATTGCAAACGCAGATATTTTCATCAAGAATCTCCCAGAAGGATACGAGTATGATATTGGCGAAGGAGGCACGAGATTATCAGCTGGACAGAAGCAGCGAATCGCAATCGCCAGAGCAATCATAAGGGCACCATCAATCCTTATCCTCGATGAAGCTACCTCTAACGTGGACTCCGAGTCCGAGTCATTGATACGTGAAGCCTTGACAAGAGTCATGGAGGGAAGAACCACCATAATAATCGCCCATCAATTCACAAACGTAGCTCAGGCCGACAAGATAGTGGTCATGGATAACGGCAAAGTGGTTGAGATCGGCACCCACGAATCACTGATACAGATAAGCGGCGTCTACTCCAGACTATACTCTGCACAGCACAATCTAGGCGGCAAATAG
- a CDS encoding DUF4367 domain-containing protein, which produces MMKPSLKVIGSVITVGAIIIAVVALALSSTGFSATIHSSPVVARPVSNGEIEYQSGTLRPTYNLDYAGRDATPSEVMASSRLGQPTYLPEGTSLSKVKMVDDGSLAVLTYTNPKLERIGFYTQDVQIVIIAQRDGTSLESFQKILAIENQQTQTITIIDKDGNQHTENLPVTTVVPNRAQPIMVGSVPGYGYDPIYTPIQDKGDIQWWSREGIHYEVIANLPLQELVKIAESIPHI; this is translated from the coding sequence ATGATGAAACCAAGTCTGAAAGTTATCGGATCAGTCATTACAGTCGGAGCGATAATAATCGCTGTAGTCGCTCTCGCCTTATCGTCAACAGGCTTCTCTGCAACAATTCACTCATCTCCAGTAGTGGCTCGGCCTGTAAGCAATGGTGAGATAGAATACCAAAGTGGAACGCTAAGACCGACTTATAATTTGGATTATGCGGGTAGGGACGCTACTCCGTCCGAGGTAATGGCATCGTCAAGGCTCGGTCAACCTACGTATCTGCCTGAAGGGACCTCACTGTCCAAGGTTAAGATGGTTGACGATGGTAGTCTCGCAGTACTGACATATACTAATCCCAAACTAGAGAGGATCGGTTTCTACACCCAAGATGTTCAGATAGTAATTATAGCGCAGAGAGACGGCACCTCGTTAGAAAGCTTCCAAAAGATTCTTGCAATAGAGAATCAGCAGACACAGACAATAACCATAATTGACAAAGACGGAAATCAACATACTGAAAATCTTCCAGTAACCACAGTAGTTCCAAACCGCGCTCAACCCATAATGGTGGGAAGTGTCCCAGGTTACGGGTATGACCCCATCTACACACCGATACAGGACAAAGGCGATATCCAATGGTGGAGCAGAGAAGGAATACATTACGAAGTAATCGCCAACCTCCCATTGCAAGAGCTAGTGAAGATAGCAGAATCAATACCACATATCTAA
- a CDS encoding ABC transporter permease, whose translation MSVKSLLTHSFMVAWKDLMELFRNKMGLAVLVVMPIFMMGMVGFIFPSSSSMGHVNIGLANEDQGYGGYLNAGSALATGLEEINNSTGKMTITHASSLSEVQDMIQRGTIDGGVVIPRNFSSSIASGKQGTIIVVTDETNPQMSSVMRTSMTTLFQQIGTQVARQNVEWLSPSVNASNSLAVVAPYNVQAEGAVAGSFNYFDFMAPGLMAMTVMMSVMTGLPAAISHEREVGTLDGMMVAPINRLAVVLGKTLAQTARGLLQGTLILALSIALFGVTIHGSLLLIFALLLLGVFSFVGIGIVLTSFTKDQETATMVMTTIMFPMMFLSGVFFPIQQMPWYMQNISRMLPLTYAATALRKVMVFGAGVPTITTELTILIGLGVIMTIIAVPVFKRAMTR comes from the coding sequence ATGAGTGTTAAGAGTTTACTGACACACAGCTTCATGGTTGCTTGGAAGGATCTGATGGAGCTTTTCAGGAACAAGATGGGGTTAGCTGTGCTTGTGGTGATGCCGATATTCATGATGGGCATGGTCGGATTCATATTTCCTTCCAGCAGCTCCATGGGTCACGTCAACATCGGCTTAGCGAATGAGGATCAAGGATACGGCGGCTACCTGAACGCTGGTTCAGCGCTCGCCACCGGTTTGGAGGAGATAAACAACAGCACAGGCAAGATGACCATCACTCATGCTTCAAGCCTCAGCGAGGTGCAGGACATGATTCAGCGAGGCACGATTGACGGCGGCGTAGTTATTCCGCGCAACTTCAGTTCAAGCATTGCAAGCGGGAAGCAGGGAACAATCATAGTTGTAACTGATGAAACTAATCCTCAGATGTCATCTGTTATGCGAACCTCTATGACGACCCTGTTCCAGCAGATAGGTACGCAGGTGGCGCGGCAGAACGTTGAGTGGCTGAGTCCATCGGTTAACGCCAGCAACTCTCTTGCAGTGGTCGCGCCTTACAATGTTCAGGCGGAGGGGGCTGTTGCGGGGAGTTTCAACTACTTCGATTTCATGGCGCCGGGGTTAATGGCCATGACAGTGATGATGAGCGTTATGACCGGGCTCCCAGCAGCCATTTCGCATGAACGGGAGGTCGGGACACTAGACGGAATGATGGTAGCCCCGATCAATAGGCTCGCAGTAGTACTTGGAAAAACGCTAGCTCAAACAGCTAGAGGGCTGCTTCAAGGAACACTGATACTCGCATTGTCAATAGCTCTTTTCGGCGTAACCATACACGGGAGTCTACTGCTAATCTTTGCGTTGCTGCTGCTCGGCGTATTCAGCTTCGTAGGCATAGGCATCGTGTTAACCTCCTTCACAAAGGATCAGGAAACAGCCACGATGGTGATGACGACAATTATGTTCCCAATGATGTTCCTAAGCGGCGTATTCTTCCCAATACAGCAAATGCCTTGGTACATGCAGAACATATCCCGTATGCTTCCATTAACCTACGCAGCCACCGCTCTAAGAAAAGTAATGGTGTTCGGAGCCGGAGTCCCAACGATAACCACCGAGCTAACCATACTAATTGGGCTCGGCGTCATCATGACAATAATCGCAGTACCCGTCTTCAAAAGAGCTATGACGCGGTAA
- a CDS encoding DUF4350 domain-containing protein — translation MVGRREFISFSLLSVAGFIAGPSLPGVAGVSSAYAENNTPNGKASEDRRKVAVIQPVFTNTAYSSGGFYDWFRRYAGQDNVTDLNGLDLPVTMDWGFSRSLGELVNSTALLNKVDVDPFVVTDLDIHGGRLFEDGRRKYSYLVIGHSEYVTSNEYNQLREFVSSGGTLVFLDGNALYAEVDYYVDAQGTKRVRLRKGHGWEVLDDGRAVKSVNSRWRKENLEWIGSDYFGGSYNIAPGGAKPEKSHPIGAALAHNFGDKVFGSYYTRREDTVITNPEKVEIIARFNGHVYDEAPGGIFASYTKRYGKGRVFHFGGFGDDVILNDPHVQFLLTSMINYRRRAERVKASVNTFTYEDQNYEYDYAHSNGTTISTVKVKNLGKTNLNLSGWKILEYGKLLAVLTDKTVIAPYETLLLELQPRETNNPLFLYDNHLHFVCQLETEVIEEDASMDTAT, via the coding sequence TTGGTCGGCAGACGGGAGTTCATATCTTTTTCTCTCTTGTCTGTTGCCGGATTCATTGCAGGCCCCAGTCTACCGGGGGTTGCTGGTGTTTCGTCGGCTTATGCGGAAAACAACACTCCAAATGGAAAAGCTTCCGAGGATCGTCGTAAGGTCGCCGTAATTCAACCGGTATTTACCAATACTGCGTATTCGTCAGGAGGGTTCTATGATTGGTTTAGGAGGTACGCGGGTCAGGATAATGTGACTGATCTGAATGGTTTAGATCTGCCTGTTACGATGGATTGGGGTTTCAGCCGCTCTCTGGGCGAACTTGTTAACTCCACTGCTCTGCTTAACAAGGTGGATGTAGATCCTTTTGTTGTCACCGATTTAGATATCCATGGAGGAAGGCTGTTTGAGGATGGAAGGAGAAAGTACTCTTACTTGGTTATAGGTCATTCTGAATATGTGACGAGCAACGAGTATAATCAACTCAGGGAGTTTGTGTCTAGTGGCGGCACCCTAGTTTTTCTGGACGGCAACGCTCTTTACGCGGAGGTTGATTATTACGTTGACGCTCAAGGTACTAAGAGAGTCAGGTTGAGGAAGGGACACGGCTGGGAGGTTCTTGACGACGGCAGAGCCGTGAAGAGCGTTAACAGCCGGTGGCGAAAAGAGAACTTGGAGTGGATTGGCAGCGACTACTTCGGCGGTTCATACAACATAGCCCCCGGCGGCGCTAAACCTGAGAAATCTCATCCGATCGGAGCTGCCTTAGCCCACAACTTCGGAGACAAGGTCTTCGGCAGCTACTACACCCGGAGGGAAGATACAGTTATCACTAACCCTGAAAAAGTCGAGATAATAGCTAGATTCAACGGCCACGTCTATGATGAGGCGCCGGGCGGCATATTTGCAAGCTACACAAAACGCTACGGTAAAGGACGCGTCTTCCACTTCGGCGGTTTCGGTGACGACGTGATCCTCAACGACCCCCACGTGCAGTTCCTCCTAACAAGCATGATCAACTACAGAAGAAGAGCCGAAAGAGTCAAAGCTAGCGTGAACACCTTCACCTATGAAGACCAGAACTACGAGTATGACTATGCGCACAGCAACGGAACCACCATAAGCACAGTTAAGGTAAAGAACCTCGGCAAAACCAACCTCAACTTATCAGGATGGAAAATCCTCGAATACGGAAAACTTCTCGCAGTACTGACTGATAAAACCGTAATCGCGCCTTACGAAACATTACTGCTAGAACTGCAACCACGCGAAACAAACAACCCGTTATTTCTTTACGACAACCACCTACACTTCGTCTGCCAACTAGAAACCGAAGTGATTGAAGAAGACGCGTCTATGGATACTGCCACATAA
- a CDS encoding small multi-drug export protein — MALNVETLVAVMLLSASPVGEILVAIPAGVALGVEPFTAFVVAFSANLVPIIILLLLMNRFERRFPRLFNYFAGEGGRFRKRLEGRYGSAIMLLITPLIGVYATSVASKLLRFGKLRSFLLQITSLVVYGLIETVGLYFGIQLLPTI; from the coding sequence TTGGCCCTAAACGTAGAGACGCTGGTTGCTGTAATGTTGTTATCAGCTTCACCTGTAGGTGAGATACTGGTTGCGATCCCGGCTGGCGTCGCCTTGGGAGTAGAGCCTTTCACAGCATTTGTAGTCGCCTTCTCAGCAAACCTCGTCCCCATTATCATCCTGCTTCTCTTGATGAATCGGTTTGAAAGAAGGTTTCCAAGGCTCTTCAACTACTTTGCAGGAGAAGGCGGAAGGTTTCGGAAAAGGCTTGAGGGAAGATACGGATCGGCGATCATGCTTCTGATCACGCCGCTCATCGGGGTCTACGCTACCTCTGTGGCGTCGAAGCTTCTGAGGTTCGGCAAGCTGCGATCCTTCCTTCTACAGATCACCAGCTTAGTTGTATACGGCTTGATTGAAACTGTCGGATTGTACTTCGGAATCCAACTACTACCTACAATCTAA
- a CDS encoding CsbD family protein yields the protein MSTKSKRREEAKGKAEQVEGKVREEVGKITGSEKEKLKGKFKQVKGKAREEIAEHTD from the coding sequence ATGAGTACCAAATCTAAGAGAAGAGAAGAAGCCAAAGGCAAAGCGGAGCAAGTTGAAGGCAAAGTCCGTGAAGAAGTAGGTAAAATAACGGGCAGCGAGAAAGAAAAGCTCAAAGGTAAATTTAAGCAGGTTAAGGGAAAAGCCCGAGAAGAAATCGCTGAACACACAGATTAA